A section of the Oryzias latipes chromosome 8, ASM223467v1 genome encodes:
- the rogdi gene encoding protein rogdi homolog, with amino-acid sequence MPAVAPGLPAAERAAMLNPQRSVSELPKMSAASQVERAVLEEEFNWLLKDEVHAVLKQLQDVLKEASRRFCMPNPGLESPLKPENFILGSSTMDQVKGVLTLQGEALTQADINLKVAKSSQVLHFQFREDKQWKLQQIQDARNHVNQALQLLSSRDESYRFKTGAEVNKLMDAVMLQLTRARNRLTTPASMTLPELATSGLMKMFSPPMPGDVMINFYINLSKLCLTVYQLHVLPPNTTKNFRPAGSSVLHNPGAMFELNSNRFEVSHVHKVECVVPWLNDTLVFFTISLQLCQQLKDKISVFSSFWNYRPF; translated from the exons ATGCCAGCAGTCGCTCCCGGGCTTCCAGCCGCTGAACGAGCAGCCATGCTGAACCCGCAGAGGTCCGTGAGCGAGCTGCCCAAGATGTCCGCCGCCAGCCAGGTGGAGAGGGCCGTGCTG GAGGAGGAGTTCAACTGGCTGCTGAAAGACGAGGTCCACGCCgtcctgaagcagctgcaggacgTCCTGAAG GAAGCCTCCCGGCGGTTCTGCATGCCGAACCCGGGCCTGGAGAGTCCGCTGAAGCCGGAGAACTTCATCCTGGGCAGCTCCAC CATGGACCAGGTGAAGGGGGTGCTGACTCTGCAGGGGGAGGCGCTGACTCAGGCT GACATAAACCTGAAGGTTGCAAAGAGCAGCCAGGTTCTGCACTTCCAGTTCAGAGAAGACAAGCAgtggaagctgcagcag ATCCAGGATGCCAGGAACCACGTGAACCaagctctgcagctgctcagcAGCCGAGACGAGTCCTACCGCTTCAAGACCGGGGCTGAGGTCAACAAG CTCATGGACGCCGTGATGCTACAACTGACCCGAGCACGGAACCGCCTCACCACCCCGGCCTCCATGACGCTGCCGGAGCTCGCCACAAGCGGACTCATG AAAATGTTCAGCCCTCCAATGCCGGGGGACGTGATGATCAACTTCTACATCAATCTGAGCAAGCTGTGCCTGACCGTGTACCAGCTGCACGTGCTGCCCCCCAACACCACCAAG AACTTCAGGCCAGCAGGAAGCTCTGTGCTGCACAACCCCGGAGCCATGTT TGAGCTCAACAGCAACCGCTTCGAGGTCAGCCACGTGCACAAGGTGGAGTGTGTGGTTCCCTGGCTCAACGACACGCTGGTGTTCTTCACCATCTCCCTGCAGCTCTGCCAGCAGCTCAAGGACAAG ATATCCGTCTTCTCCAGTTTCTGGAACTACAGACCTTTCTAA